Proteins from a genomic interval of Pseudophryne corroboree isolate aPseCor3 chromosome 4, aPseCor3.hap2, whole genome shotgun sequence:
- the AMMECR1L gene encoding AMMECR1-like protein isoform X2, with translation MGKRRCVSTAENKPSSGCCGVKKLKLCPSPAGSVQTPVPHNCQPPEDKTVGPGALTPLSRPNGTTSGREQLVVTAEMGCYCFDVLYCHLHGFPQPRLPRFTNDPYPLFVTWKAGRDKRLRGCIGTFSAMNLHSGLREYTLTSALKDSRFPPLTREELPKLSCSVSLLTNFEDVGVHGIRIEFLNEKGVKRTATYLPEVAKEQDWDQIQTVDSLLRKGGFKAPITNEFRKSIKLTRYRSEKVTISYMEYMASRQPAQQNGTVHALPHYTHYS, from the exons ATGGGGAAGAGACGTTGTGTATCGACTGCAGAGAACAAGCCATCTTCAGGCTGTTGTGGAGTGAAGAAACTCAAACTGTGTCCATCACCTGCAGGCAGTGTTCAGACCCCAGTCCCACATAACTGCCAGCCCCCTGAAGACAAGACGGTGGGTCCAGGTGCCCTCACCCCACTCTCCCGCCCCAATGGGACCACAAGCGGCAGGGAGCAGTTGGTGGTGACAGCTGAAATGGGTTGCTACTGCTTTGATGTCCTTTATTGCCACCTGCATGGCTTCCCACAGCCACGTTTGCCACGTTTTACCAATGATCCCTA CCCATTGTTTGTCACATGGAAGGCAGGACGTGACAAACGCCTACGTGGCTGCATTGGGACCTTTTCTGCCATGAATCTACACTCAGGACTCAGGGAATACACCTTAACCAG TGCCCTTAAGGACAGCCGCTTCCCTCCTCTAACCCGTGAGGAGCTGCCCAAGCTGTCCTGCTCCGTGTCTCTGCTCACCAACTTTGAGGAC GTTGGAGTTCATGGGATCCGGATTGAGTTCCTAAATGAGAAGGGGGTAAAACGCACAGCCACCTACCTGCCTGAAGTAGCCAAGGAACAAG ACTGGGATCAGATTCAGACAGTAGACTCCCTGCTCAGGAAAGGTGGTTTCAAAGCTCCCATTACTAATGAGTTTAGAAAAAGCATCAAGCTAACAAG GTACCGCAGTGAGAAGGTGACAATCAGTTACATGGAATACATGGCCTCCCGCCAACCCGCACAGCAAAACGGCACTGTGCATGCACTGCCTCATTATACGCATTACTCCTGA
- the AMMECR1L gene encoding AMMECR1-like protein isoform X1, translating into MGKRRCVSTAENKPSSGCCGVKKLKLCPSPAGSVQTPVPHNCQPPEDKTVGPGALTPLSRPNGTTSGREQLVVTAEMGCYCFDVLYCHLHGFPQPRLPRFTNDPYPLFVTWKAGRDKRLRGCIGTFSAMNLHSGLREYTLTSALKDSRFPPLTREELPKLSCSVSLLTNFEDVSDFLDWEVGVHGIRIEFLNEKGVKRTATYLPEVAKEQDWDQIQTVDSLLRKGGFKAPITNEFRKSIKLTRYRSEKVTISYMEYMASRQPAQQNGTVHALPHYTHYS; encoded by the exons ATGGGGAAGAGACGTTGTGTATCGACTGCAGAGAACAAGCCATCTTCAGGCTGTTGTGGAGTGAAGAAACTCAAACTGTGTCCATCACCTGCAGGCAGTGTTCAGACCCCAGTCCCACATAACTGCCAGCCCCCTGAAGACAAGACGGTGGGTCCAGGTGCCCTCACCCCACTCTCCCGCCCCAATGGGACCACAAGCGGCAGGGAGCAGTTGGTGGTGACAGCTGAAATGGGTTGCTACTGCTTTGATGTCCTTTATTGCCACCTGCATGGCTTCCCACAGCCACGTTTGCCACGTTTTACCAATGATCCCTA CCCATTGTTTGTCACATGGAAGGCAGGACGTGACAAACGCCTACGTGGCTGCATTGGGACCTTTTCTGCCATGAATCTACACTCAGGACTCAGGGAATACACCTTAACCAG TGCCCTTAAGGACAGCCGCTTCCCTCCTCTAACCCGTGAGGAGCTGCCCAAGCTGTCCTGCTCCGTGTCTCTGCTCACCAACTTTGAGGACGTAAGTGACTTCCTGGACTGGGAG GTTGGAGTTCATGGGATCCGGATTGAGTTCCTAAATGAGAAGGGGGTAAAACGCACAGCCACCTACCTGCCTGAAGTAGCCAAGGAACAAG ACTGGGATCAGATTCAGACAGTAGACTCCCTGCTCAGGAAAGGTGGTTTCAAAGCTCCCATTACTAATGAGTTTAGAAAAAGCATCAAGCTAACAAG GTACCGCAGTGAGAAGGTGACAATCAGTTACATGGAATACATGGCCTCCCGCCAACCCGCACAGCAAAACGGCACTGTGCATGCACTGCCTCATTATACGCATTACTCCTGA